A stretch of Lutra lutra chromosome 9, mLutLut1.2, whole genome shotgun sequence DNA encodes these proteins:
- the CD93 gene encoding complement component C1q receptor: MSLVLVPWSSPAGTAGPPHTAAFPQRLARDPTQPSDLFYEQQNHDEGNRSQKTIHCRKPQYPVRNKKYNSTGCALGQGNVKSPQPLCSSLCQSICAQALSSPRSSAAPAAVTAGPPASCQEGPGAMTATSARLLPLLPLLPLLLLLGQPQAGAQAPGEAVVCAGNACYTAHWGKLSAAEAQLHCSKNGGNLATVRSEEEARHIQRALTQLLESEAILAARIGKFWIGLQREKGKCLDPSLPLKGFSWLGGGEDTSYTNWNKEVRSSCISKRCVSLLLQLSQPSHASHLSKWSEGPCGSPNSPGSSVEGFVCKFSFKGMCQPLALGGPGRVDYTTPFKATSSSLEAVPFGSAATVVCGAGEHGQEDYFVCREKAPDVFDWGSSGPLCISTQYGCSFNNGGCQQDCFEGGDGSFRCGCRPGFRLLDDLVTCTSRNPCSSNPCRGSATCVPASQGENYTCRCPLGYQLDLSQRDCVDLDECQDSPCPQECVNAPGSFRCECWVGYEPSESGCQDVDECATGHTPCAQNCTNTDGSFYCSCEKGYVLAGEDGTQCQDVDECADTENGLCDSLCLNTQGSFRCGCLPGWELGPDGVSCTPGPTSLAPPPGPPQGEDAGDREGRVVYSATMSRPIGDPEGTSKEAPTTKGPSLPRNTFVSPTAPDMLASSRPPGVWMEPSTHHPMATTGLGENADEDFMAEQNEEGTDGQKLLLFYILGTVVAILLLLALALGLLVYRKRRAKREEEKEKKPQNAADSYSWAPERAESRALENQYSPTPGTDCRR; the protein is encoded by the exons ATGTCTCTGGTCTTGGTGCCTTGGAGCAGTCCAG CTGGAACCGCCGGCCCCCCCCACACTGCTGCATTTCCCCAGCGACTAGCCAGAGACCCAACGCAGCCGTCTGACCTCTTCTATGAACAACAAAACCATGATGAAGGCAACAGGAGTCAGAAAACTATTCACTGCAGGAAGCCCCAGTATCCGGTAAGAAATAAGAAGTACAACAGCACAGGATGCGCCTTGGGTCAGGGGAATGTGAAAAGCCCTCAGCCTTTGTGTTCTTCCCTGTGCCAGAGCATCTGCGCCCAAGCCCTCAGTTCTCCTCGGAGCTCAGCTGCGCCTGCTGCTGTCACTGCAGGGCCACCAGCCTCCTGCCAAGAGGGACCCGGGGCCATGACGGCCACCTCCGCCAGGCTGCTGCCGCTGCTACCGCTGCTGCcactgctgctgcttctgggcCAGCCCCAGGCGGGGGCCCAGGCTCCTGGGGAAGCTGTGGTGTGTGCGGGGAATGCCTGTTACACCGCCCACTGGGGCAAGCTGAGTGCGGCAGAGGCCCAGCTTCACTGCAGCAAGAATGGGGGCAACCTGGCCACGGTGAGGAGTGAGGAGGAGGCCCGGCACATCCAGCGCGCCCTCACCCAGCTCCTGGAGTCGGAGGCAATCCTGGCAGCTAGGATCGGCAAGTTCTGGATAGGGCTCCAGCGCGAGAAGGGCAAGTGCTTAGACCCCAGCCTGCCGCTTAAAGGCTTCAGCTGGCTGGGCGGCGGGGAGGACACGTCTTACACCAACTGGAACAAGGAGGTCAGGAGCTCTTGCATTTCCAAGCGCTGTGTGTCCCTGCTGCTGCAACTGTCCCAGCCGTCCCATGCCAGCCATCTCTCCAAGTGGTCAGAGGGCCCCTGTGGGAGCCCGAACTCTCCAGGAAGCAGCGTCGAGGGCTTCGTGTGCAAGTTCAGTTTCAAAGGCATGTGCCAGCCTCTGGCTCTGGGGGGTCCAGGTCGGGTAGACTATACGACCCCATTCAAGGCCACCAGCTCTTCCCTGGAGGCTGTGCCCTTTGGGTCCGCGGCTACCGTGGTCTGCGGGGCTGGGGAACACGGTCAGGAGGATTACTTCGTGTGCAGGGAGAAGGCCCCTGATGTGTTTGACTGGGGCAGCTCGGGCCCCCTCTGCATCAGCACCCAGTATGGCTGCAGCTTCAACAACGGGGGCTGCCAGCAGGACTGCTTCGAGGGGGGCGACGGCTCCTTCCGCTGTGGCTGCCGGCCGGGCTTCCGGCTGCTTGACGACCTGGTGACCTGTACCTCCCGGAACCCTTGCAGCTCCAACCCGTGCAGAGGCTCAGCCACCTGTGTGCCGGCATCCCAAGGGGAGAACTACACCTGCCGCTGCCCCCTAGGCTACCAGCTGGATTTAAGTCAGCGGGACTGCGTGGACCTGGATGAGTGCCAGGACTCACCGTGCCCGCAGGAGTGTGTCAACGCCCCTGGGAGCTTCCGCTGTGAGTGCTGGGTGGGCTATGAGCCCAGTGAGTCAGGATGTCAGGATGTGGACGAGTGTGCCACCGGCCACACGCCCTGCGCCCAGAACTGCACCAACACAGACGGCTCCTTCTACTGCTCCTGCGAGAAGGGCTATGTTCTGGCTGGGGAGGATGGCACCCAGTGCCAGGACGTGGACGAGTGTGCGGACACAGAGAATGGCCTCTGTGACAGCTTGTGCCTCAACACACAGGGGTCCTTCCGCTGCGGCTGCCTGCCAGGCTGGGAGCTGGGCCCCGATGGGGTCTCCTGCACGCCAGGACCCACCTCCCTGGCACCACCGCCTGGGCCTCCCCAGGGAGAGGATGCAGGAGATAGAGAGGGGAGAGTTGTGTATTCTGCCACAATGTCCAGGCCCATCGGGGACCCTGAGGGCACTTCCAAGGAGGCACCCACCACAAAGGGACCCTCCCTCCCACGCAACACCTTTGTCTCCCCAACTGCACCTGACATGCTGGCTTCCAGTAGGCCCCCTGGTGTCTGGATGGAGCCCAGCACCCATCACCCCATGGCCACCACTGGCCTTGGGGAGAATGCAGATGAAGATTTCATGGCAGAACAAAACGAAGAGGGCACAGACGGACAAAAGCTGCTGCTGTTCTACATACTGGGCACGGTGGTGGCCATCCTACTCTTACTGGCTCTGGCTCTAGGGCTACTGGTCTATCGCAAGCGGAGagcaaagagggaggaggagaaggagaaaaagcccCAGAATGCAGCTGACAGCTACTCCTGGGCTCCAGAGCGAGCTGAGAGCAGGGCTTTGGAGAATCAGTACAG TCCGACGCCAGGGACGGACTGCCGAAGGTGA